Below is a genomic region from Lineus longissimus chromosome 16, tnLinLong1.2, whole genome shotgun sequence.
gaggttgtccttaatagagaggttgtccgtaatagagaggtgcccactaagggaggtttcactgtatgtTTAGAAGGCATATTTCTTCAGCTGCTTGACTTGGAAGCGATACaagtcaaaacaaaaaaataactCTATGACATGTCATCAACCCTTTATTGTTTGCCTCATTGGAGCACTCTTATTAGTAAACAACCTTGGTAAACAGCCTGGGTTTGTATTTTAAGGTAAATTAGAAATTATTGGGTTGTACTTATAATTCCCTCGTTGTTGATGAACTGAATGTGTTTCTGTTTTCAGCAAAGGACAGACATCCGACTTCGTGAGATGTTGGAAGAGGAGGATTATCCTGGAGCCATCCAGTTGTGTttagagtgtcaaaaagctgcaaGCACATTCAGGCACTTCcattgcatcaggtaactatagagtgtcaaaaagctgccagcacattcagacacttccattgcatcaggtaactatagagtgtcaaaaagctgcaagcacattcagacacttccactgcatcaggtaactatagagtgtcaaaaagctgccagcacattcaggcacttccattgcatcaggtaactatagggtgtcaaaaagctgccagcacattcagacacttccattgcatcaggtaactatagagtgtcaaaaagctgccagcacattcagacacttccattgcatcaggtaactatagagtgtcaaaaagctgccagcacattcagacacttccactgcatcaggtaactatagagtgtcaaaaagctgccagcacattcagacacttccattgcatcaggtaactatagagtgtcaaaaagctgccagcacatttagacacttccattgcatcaggtaactaAAGTAATGTTCACCGTGCTAAGAATTTTTTCATATTACTCCTCTCAGATTTCTGCCTGAAATTCATGAGAACCCTTCCCATCCGGTCGTGCCGACTATTAGGGAAATGGCAGTTGGTTGATGCTTTTGCTGCGAGTGACGTGCAAGGCATGTCATgtgcatgtcaccacatgtcaccacatgtcaccacatgtcaccacatgtcaccacatgtcaccacatgtcacCAAAGCTTTGTGTACCTGGTGCATGCGCAGCGGAAGAGGAGGTGTTTTTTTGTGGAGACTAGTTTCGGACAGTCGGTGTTCAGTTTGTGTTCTTGGGACGTTTTCATTCGGGAGTTTTATTTGAGGCAAAGTTATATTTATAAAGTCTTGACACGAATTGCTAAACGGGACATGAGCCTGGCCAGCCAGCATTCATTCAGGGTTTCATGTTTTATCACGAGGAGACTCGAGACGTGTATTCAGCTGCATGGGTTGCATCATCCGTACATGTTGGAGGTAACGCCCGTGGTTATGGAGACAAAGCAGTAGTGGTTTCCCACAAGACGGAGAGTCGTGTCGTGAGTTTATCGTGAGAGAACTGAGCATCTTTTCAACCTTGGCGTGTTAGTGACGTACATAGTACGTCATACATTTCTTAAATTGGAACACATCAGGTCTTGGTGGCTGCCTTTCCATTCTTCCTCACATCAATTCTTTTCTCCCCTTGCAGTGAGCTGAGTTCAAAACTCAAGGACACTTTGGAAATGATCGAAGAGGCGCTGGATGTGGCTCTGTCTAAAACATGTAACAACTTTGATACGCGTCATTACGAGAAGGTCCAGACTGCTTATAGGCTGCTGGGAAAAACACAGGTAAGTTGTCTTGGAAGATTTTGCCATGTCTGGTTAGGGTCCTGTATCTGACCTGGTGGGTAATGGGTTCGATACattgagtgatatgaataaagaccagcaaatgcttttatctaaaactccatgtacatttacactaggcctttctgtacaaaattgtagtaaaagcatttacttgtctttattcatatcaccccttgtcTTTCTTCGTGTATCTCCGCAAATGTGTCAAGTTTGATTCAAAAATACCATCATTTCCATTAGAAAAATCCGCCCCTATCCAGCCCCTCGAAAGAATTCAACGAAGGGCTCCAatgaaaaaagttgttttgactTGATTTGCTCATCTAATACctggaaaatatgtttttgctCGAAGTTAGATTAACCAACCTTTGAAGAATTTGGCCCAGTAATTTTCGTACTGTAGCCCAATAGGATTTATAAACATTTACTTCTTAAAAAAACCTTTAAGTATACAGCAGTATCAGATGAAGTGTGTCACCACCCCTAAAAACTTGTTGGTAATCGAGGTTTTTACTTGTTTTGGCGCCAAATCTTTGAAAGTTCATCAAAATCGTCTTTATTGTTTGTTGCAGACTGCCATGGACCAGCTGAATATGCACTTTGCTAGCGCCATTCATAACACCGCGTTCACAATCGTCATCGGTTATGTTGAACTCTGCTCAGGGACGGAAGACAGCAACTTTCAGAAAAGACAATATCTGGATTTATGCGAGGTGAGGAGTAAttctttaaagggtaactcgtgtcaaatttcaccacataatgttttagctgtttttgactaatgactacgtcactttctcataaatcggtaaggttttcaaatcgaaatgcacattttctagaaattgatggtttaatcccgcccggacggctcacttcgatgccgttttcgttgatgacgtcacaacatgaacattttcgcggtcgcggtggtttacattcagcgattttataataaatctaatcaaaaatggacaattttagctttacatttgtgatcaataattaaaaacggacgtatttccgcaaagttgtaaatcacatcatagtatcactttaagtagCCTAAAAGCCTAGTGGTAAACGGCTTATACCATTTGTTTGTACTTCAGTAGTCAACTTCTTGAAAATGATACGCACTACTGCTGTTCCAGCACCTTAGCAAAATTACCATTTTTGCAGATTAAATGatataatatcaaaaatatgtaaggcgagccaatatatttttgatgatacaatagaacctgtctattaaggacaccctcgaggctgacaaatgctgtccttgttagagaggtgtccttattagagaggtcaagttgaatggaagcaaccaattcgggacaaaactagtgtccttaatagagagggtgtccttaatagaggggtgtccactaaaggaggttctactgtatctaatAATATTGAGTGTCTAAACCAGTTTCATTTGTATATGCAGCACATCAGTCCGGACTTGTTTACACCATGTCTGATTGACTTGTGCAAGGCATTATGGGAAGTCATGAAGAGTTATTATCAGACGATGTTATGGCATGAAAAACATGACTTGGAGCCGACGGATCAAGGTTCGTTGATATGCATTTATTGGACGGGTATTTGTTGATTTTCGAAAAAATAGATATCCTGTTACGTATATctggagaataacacctccTACAAGTGAAGAGTGAATGCTGAAGGTGATGAAAAAGAATCATATAGAAAAAAATAACTTGTTGATTGAAAAATTGACAGATCTCTTTGTTAGTTTTtccttttgaaaaaatgtctgcTAAAACGCTTAACCCGTCTTGgtggaggaatactccctggagaataaaacCTCCGAGTAGAGACTGAACGCTGGAGAAGAaaaatcatgttgaaaaaagccattttatcaatcaaaactgaTCGTTTTATAGAATGAAATTATCTTTCCACAGAGTCTGGCAGCAGCAATGTTGAAGCTGCATTCAATCGGCGTTACATCAAGCAGAAGCTGGAACATGGTCTTGGGCGGATATGGCAGGATGTCCAGCAAAAAGTTCGACTATATGTGCTTAAGACTGATCTATCATACTTCAAGTTTGATGAGTTTATCAAAGTTTTAGATTTGCTGAATAGGTAAGTTAGGGTGGCTACAGACTGGAATCCTGTCCTCGTTGGAGTTTGCGAGTCTTGGATTATGTTTTCAAAGCTTAGATAACAAAATTATGAAATATAAAGTCAGTCACAGGTTGTGATTGTTGGCCCTATCATGTAGCTTGGCTTATTGGATGTCCCAAGGTATGTTACTGGAGAACTATACTGCTCGATTGTACGCAACCTATTAAAGGAGCACTTGTTTATGAAGACCAGGGTGTCTTGCCCCAGTCGTATAGTTTAAGGCATTGATACAGAACTACCGGTATTGGGTGTCTCACAAAAACgccagggtggagctaaaatgtggatcaatattttagctccacccgagtggtttgggtgagacaatcaacactgacagtgaggtatcaatttctattctaagacgtctcaaattaaatatcgaataatgtggtttgaaatgcttccacattttgcaccaacccaggTGTTTATGGaagcctaaccataaccgctgaattcaaaacgaggctttgtttgcgcatagtgcatttacactgtaatgtgcggttTATTCTATAAaacccaggtgttttagaattatgTGTCATAATCCATCTGTGAGAATTGTATGCCTCTAGAAAAACGAGTTTGATTCCAACCAGAAAGAAATTCTGTTTGTAAAAATGTCCAGAGTAGTTTCGGGCAGAGGTGGAGTTTTGTATTGTCTTTAACAGTCACCTTAGAAAATCTTCAGACGAGCAACCAGTGGAGACTGGCTCCGTGACTGAATTCTGTCACGTCTTAAGCTGGTGTAATGTACAAAGCAGTCACCTCAGAAAGTCCTTTAGGTGGAGCAACCGTTGATTTTGTTGTGAGGTTGCAGCTTGCTTACATTATACTTTAAATTCTCTTTCTTTAGGCTCATAGAAATTGGCGAAGAATTCTGTGGTAGTAAATCCGAGGCTTTACAGGAATCGATACGAACGCAAAGTCTGAACTATTTCAAGAGTTACCACCGGGCGCGGATGGACGAGCTGCGCATGTTCCTGGAGAATGAGGGATGGGAACTCTGTCCGGTCAAATCCAGTTTCGCTACGACTCAGTTGCAGGTATTGTTAAATTGTAAACTCCTAACTTCACTCCTGTCTGTAAATATCTTAAAGGGTCTGTATATAGTATTTAAAATCGTTTGAAATACAGTTATCCTATAAGACACCAGAGAGATAACTCAAAAGTGATCAAATTTCTGTGCAGAAAAATTACCGTGTAGAATATATCTGCCATGTCTTGGCGCTTTATAATGTAGaacattctcaaagtgctttttGTCTATTGCCCGGTCTAAGCTGCTTGAAACATTTCAGTAGAACTCGGATGACCTGCTAAAACAGCACTTCAACCTGAGCAGGTGTGTCTCTTACCTGAGTGGAGTTGGGCCTATTAGGTAAAGAGACGTGTCTAGAGTCTCACACCGACATTGGgggttgaaccagggacctcttggtCGCTAGTTTAGAGGCCCAAGCTACTCCATCACCGTGGATGTATTTGGCCTGATATCGACTCATGAGTTTCTGGATAACAAGACCTTTTCACCCCCATATCTCTGTATAGACTCCTCTAAGTAATGCATCAGAAGAGTCCATTTGGGAAAGTTGGGGTGTATTGGTTGGTCTCTCTGGTAGGGTCATTTCGTGTGAATGTTTTAACTTTTCCGTTCTGATTTTCAGGAGTTTCGTTTCTTGCGACATAAGTGTAATAAGATGAGTCCGGCTGGTCAAACCATCTCCTCCCAGTCTGTTGACCCTGAGAAACCGGTCCGGCCAAATTACGGCTATTTCCAAAAATATCTCGATGTCGGGAATCCTTTTGATGTTCAGATCGAGGATGAGGAGACTGAAGACGTTTTGGCGACCAACGGGGTAGGTAAAAACAAagcggacaactctctattaatacaacctctctagtaaggacactagttttgattcataactggttgtttccattcaatgtgacctctctaatcaggacatctctctattaaggacaacctctctagtaaggacactagttttgattccaaactggttgtttccattcaatgtgacctctctaatcaggacacctctctattaaggacaacctctctagtaaggacactagttttgattccaagctgtttgtttccattcaatgtgacctctctaatcaggacacctctctattaaggacagcacttgtcagtcccaaggatgtccttaacagagaggttcgactgtatTGGACATTGGGGGTGTTCACACAAACCAAACTTATCTAGATTAATCTGGACTGGTCCAGATTGGTCTGCTTTGTAAACGTGTGCCATTGTGATCTGATTTGGTCGGTTTGGTTCACAGTGGTGTAATAGGTGTACCGTACCCTCGCCACTTTTGGTCCACTTTTTTGCATTGTGTTATTATGGGGCACATAATTTACTTCTTGCAAATTCATGACATTGCGAGCGATGATATCTGGTCTTGTCTGGTTTGGTTTGTTGTGTTTTCTTCAAggtttttgcaaataacctcgaTTTGTAAAAGAAAAGTAAAATTGCAAAACACACTTTTTTGGTCATTTCATGATCcgccaacattttgaaaaatttttgaTTAGAAAACTATGACAacgttttttctttttttttgtgggcaatttttattttacgCAAAACgtgatttttcacaaattgtgCAAAAATGAAAACACGAACATTTGGTGTTTTTCACGAATTAAATTTTGATGTAATTTCAGTATGGAGGTGGGCAAGGCCGCCAAAACTCGATGGAAGAGATTGAAAGTGACAGTGATGAGGATGTCCCTGACGAACTGAAACAGGGCTTCATTGATGAGAATACGGGTGACACGCCGAGTAGGCCAATGTATCGACGACGGAAACTCAGTAATAAATCTGGTGCAAGGCTCCCTCCAATTATCACCAACACAACTCTCACTCTGCTCAGGCTTTTTGGTTAGTTTGCTGTTAGTTTGctgttgtttgttgtttgtttgctCTTTGCTGTTTGCTGttcgtttgtttgtttgttaagTATCACCAGAAGTGAAGTATCATCTTTACGATACACATGCCCTCTTACCTCCAAATTTTCGAGCAAAATGAGTAGACCTCTCTATGTGATGTTGCCAGTTATTATCTTGGTCACGATCAGCCTACTGTTGTCTACCAAGGTCACGTTCCTCGCCTCTGGCAGTCTCCTTTCACtaaattttcaaacttctcctCAGAGCGGGTCGTTGCTGATAGACTCTCATGAAGAGATAACGCCAAAATCTATATCTGTAATAGAAGGGGTGTCCTGctacagaggtgtctgctaagggaggttccactgtacttgtgtAACCAATACCTTATCCATTTCCGTGTTTATTTTCAGGTTAATACATGCAGATGATGAACGTGTTGAAACCCATTGCATTTGATGTGATGATCTGTATGTCAAAGCTATTCGACTACTATCTATACGCTGTAAGTAAACAAAAAAACACCCAAACAGACCTGTGCcttttattgttatgttttttgtattaaagggacaatataggcattgacaaacGACACAAACAAAGCACAGCTTGCTAAAGCTAGCTCTTTTAAAATGCTAAATGTCACCCCTTCCAGCAAACCCATTTCAAATCTCTGAAACCTCGTACCCATGGCTTGTTCTGATGCAATGCTAATGCTCCCATGTACGGAATAAACATcattgtccgaggttacatCACTAGGGTATGTATTGAGAGCTATTGCACAGTGATACATCGCTGTCCTGTTCGTGATGTGATGTAATggaataggcccgctctgttcgtgatgtgatgtcatggaataggcccgctctgttcgtgatgtgacgtcatgaaataggcccgctctgttcgtgatgtgacgtcatgaaatagtcccgctctgttcatgatgtgacgtcatgaaataggcccgctctgttcgtgatgtgacgtcatgaaataggcccgctctgttcgTGATGTGACAtcatgaaataggcccgctctgttcatgatgtgacgtcatgaaatagacccgctctgttcatgatgtgacgtcatgaaataggcccgctctgttcgtgatgtgatgtcatggaataggcccgctctgttc
It encodes:
- the LOC135500180 gene encoding syndetin-like, giving the protein MELLACTFLIQAHLSESITGPSCSCNKKVTFIVCHPCKLGTHLLLPDVKSPVDDLSPQHFAADPAVSKFKVHAQTSQEFPNDPQADQEAIDSIEKDYFNGDDFDASRAELDKLPDVLELQAIDQDRSKLRGQLRAVSKKVSELVLENHPAYAAELIRVMELQQSLQTASVVCANGRRYLSNAKEDFTTASLGLLANYRKRQQLVGLLKSLKTIKTLQRTDIRLREMLEEEDYPGAIQLCLECQKAASTFRHFHCISELSSKLKDTLEMIEEALDVALSKTCNNFDTRHYEKVQTAYRLLGKTQTAMDQLNMHFASAIHNTAFTIVIGYVELCSGTEDSNFQKRQYLDLCEHISPDLFTPCLIDLCKALWEVMKSYYQTMLWHEKHDLEPTDQESGSSNVEAAFNRRYIKQKLEHGLGRIWQDVQQKVRLYVLKTDLSYFKFDEFIKVLDLLNRLIEIGEEFCGSKSEALQESIRTQSLNYFKSYHRARMDELRMFLENEGWELCPVKSSFATTQLQEFRFLRHKCNKMSPAGQTISSQSVDPEKPVRPNYGYFQKYLDVGNPFDVQIEDEETEDVLATNGYGGGQGRQNSMEEIESDSDEDVPDELKQGFIDENTGDTPSRPMYRRRKLSNKSGARLPPIITNTTLTLLRLFG